The Palaemon carinicauda isolate YSFRI2023 chromosome 7, ASM3689809v2, whole genome shotgun sequence DNA window TTCCAAACATATACTTCAAGGTCTCGATCTCTTCGGAAGTTTTGATGCTCTACTTTTTGTTTAggtagtagatagtaggttggccagggcaccagccacccattgagatactaccactagagagttaagacATATTTTTACTGGCCAAACAGTACAttacacccttctctctggttacaattcatttccctttgcttacacatacaccgaatactctggcctattctttacatattcttctctgtccccatacacctgacaaacactgagattaccatacaattccttCTTCACGCaaagggttactgtactgtaattgtttagtggccactttcctcttggtaagggtagaagagactctttagatattgtaagcagctcttctaggaggacactccaaaaccaaaccaatgtctttagtcttgggtagtgccatagcctctgtaccatggtcttccactatcttgggttagagttctcttgcttgagggtacactcgggcatactaccctatctaatgtctcttcctcttgttttgttaaagtttacatagtttatataagagatatttattttaatgatgttactcctcttagaatattttattttttactttttcctttcctcactgggctattttccctgttggggcccctgggtacgtagcctcctgcttttccaactagggttgtagcttagaaaataataataataataataataataataataataataataataataataataataataataataatccgggaTATGTATCTTAAGGCAGTGCAGAAGACAACATCTTGAAGTCCGCGTGATTTTACTTTCCCTCCTTATGAACGTTTTGCTTCAAATATAGTTTTGAAAGATTGCATGGTAACAAACGaacaaaaaaacacacacccacacgcacacacacacacacacacacatatatatatatatatatatatatatatatatatatacatatatatatatatatatatatatatatatatatatatatatacattaaatattgaAGAACTCGTGCCATCAATTATTCcaagcaaatacatatatatatatatatatatatatatatatgcatatatatatatatatatatatatatatatatatatatatatatatattataaaaggaaCCTTCATTAAGTAGTGAAGCACTCTCGCCACCAATTACCTTAAGgaaacaattgtatatatatatatatatatatatatatatatatatatatatatatacatatatctatatctatatctatgtatatatatatatatgtatgtatatatatatatatatatatatatatatatatataatcatatatatatatatatatataaatttatatatatatatatatatatataaatatatatatatatatatatatatatatatatatatatatatattataaaagtaacCACCAACTTTCACCGGAAGGCGGTCAATCCCTTTAATACGGTATTGATAACAAACAAGCAAATCGAATGTGATTGTCCTTCCTTGCCTTAGCATACCTTGAATGACCTTGACGAAGGATTCAGGAGATTTTGCAAAGCAAAAAATCCACTGAAACTTttcttgataaaaataattttcactgCAATTGAATAGTCGAAGTACCTTTTGCAGTTGGAGTTTTGGAACTAATTAATACTAATTCTATATTTAATTGCATGTTGGGACCAATATTGATATTTTACTGCGTAGGCCTAAATAATTTTAGGAACTTTAGCAAAAAAGGCAGGGCCAAAATCGACCTTTATGATTTTGTGAACCTCCATGATcatattaattagtgaataatattttcaagataaacCTAATTCTACAATTGAAACTATGTTGAATGTGATATAGCTTAATAAATAATTGTTATATTCAATTAGTTGTCCTACTATTCTTTCCTATTTGCTGCCAACAATATGATAATCATTCTCCGCTTATTCAttcgtcttctcttcttcttcttcttcttcttattctttcctGCCTTTGCTTTCTGACCATTGTGCCAAGACGTAGGAGAAACGAAGTTGTTGTTAATCCAGTTACCAAACATGTCTTCCTTGACTCCGCCCACAAAAAAAAAAGCGCCAAGGACATGGAAATCCTGCGATGCTTTGGCCTTAGTAAGGATAAGGCTTCTGTGCTGTGTAGTTAGGTACTGTGCTTCGTGGCCAGTTATCAAATATGAGAGTTTAGATATTGTGAAGTGTTTTCCTTTTAAAAAGACTGAGTAATTTAGTAGCTATTTTCTAACAGAGCAATTAGACATGTTAAACATAGGTGTAAATGCGAGGAAGCTTGTGGCGTTAGCTATGTTAATGCAGACCTTCGTATCTCCGATCCACTCAGCCTCCGAAGATCAGCTCAGCCTCTCGGCCAGTACCTTCAAGCCCGAGAACTTGACGACCGAGAAAGCTAATGCTGACGACTTCACAACTACGACCGAGGTCTCTACGACTACGACCGAGGTCTCTACGATCACAACCGAGGTCTATACCACGACGAACAGCGACCCCAGGATCGACGACTCCTTTTCCGATGTAGGCGGGATTGAGGAGTCGATCTCATCCGAGGATGGAGACATAGCGAGAAATAACACAGTTGAATTACAAACGTTTGTTTCAACGACGTCCTCCGGGGACGTCGATGACAATGCGACCACAGAAACACCCTCAGGAGAACCAGGCACCATCTGCCCTGCCACAGCCTGTGGAGGTTGCCCGTGTATGCGTAGATGCTGTGATGATGGGTCCTCGTATAACAGCAGTGAGGGAAAATGCTCGCCTGATTCCAACTCCGCATTCAGTCCTCTTGATGTAGCTAATTCCTCCTCGTATACTATTGTAACGGGTCTTCCAGTCTGCAAGTTCCTCACGAAGTACGATAAGGACGATAAGAAAATCAGCATAAACAGGGAGGGACAGTTGTCTATTAACTATACACATTACTCTTCTTCTGAATATTGTCTGGACGTAAGAACGAGTGTTTACTTCTGCAGAGCTGAACCTCTCTCGTGGGAGAGCGTACGCTTTCCTATATTCCTGACTTGTAAGGTCATCTCTGTCTTCTTTCTGATATTATGCATAATTTGTTACCAACTAGTCCCTAAGCTTAAGGCGAACGGTGGCACACATCAGCTATGCCATGCGCTGTCCCTCTTCATTGCTTACAGTATGGGTTTTGCTGTGAATTTCTTCAATGAAGACTTCGCTCGCCGTCTTGCTTCTATCTTCAGTCTAggtaagatttcttttttttaatcaatatagaTTTTTGAGTATTTGACTTTTTAAGTATAGGTATTAATAACTTATTATACAATGTTTTTCAAAATAGTATAAATGTTATGGCTAAATGTTTGGGGGAAAAAATGGGGCTCCATCGGATTGAACGAACAAGAtccaaaattatatttgtttttaattttgaaaatgaataatcACATTATTGTTTTCCACAGCCATTGGCTTGCAGTTTGGATTCCTGGCGGCTTTCTTTTGGCTAAACATCATGTGCTTTGAGGTCTGGAGAAAAATCAGGTAAGGAATTAAAGATTCTGGGAAAACGTTCTAAAATATGggaatttttatgttatttggtgTCATGAATTCTATTCAGTCACGAATCTGCACAATTGTTCTTCATATTTTCATATCGCattaacattaattaatttttcaagCTTTATATCTACAGCAAAGACTGAGAGGGAAttgaaaacatttatatttatgaTGATTGTTTATTACGATAGCTCTTTATCtgataaaattaaaaaatgaagttatctaatttattttcataatctctaaAACTCTGCCACCCACCTCAATCTCTTTCAATTATCATTAACATTCTTTTTCATTGTCCTAAAACTGTTGAGAGAATCAACGCATAATATCTCCATTTGCTAAGTCTCTTTCGTGTTGCAATACGCTAAGATGTCTTCAAACTTATTCTATTTTTAACAATTTCGAATCCAAAAAGGAGACAACATTCATGTGTTCAGTATGTTGTCTATATAAATTAATCGCTATGAAAAATGTTTTACTTTCAATGTTTCCCCTACCTGTACTAATACTAAGAATGGATACCATAGTACATTAACTTGTAATGGCCAACTTAGGAAATTTAGTTAGATGATATTTTTGCACACTTTGAAAATCAGTTCATTACCAAAGATAATGAATCCATCGTTAATTCATTAATAACCCTACTGCCATAAAGCAATCagatattaaaacatatttttcctaCTTAAATATGAAATGAAAGTCATTAACAAACCCAGAAATTGATAGAATATCTGCCATTGCTCTATTCTGTTTAAACTATTAAATTGTGGCTATGTTTCAGAGTCCTGTGATTTTCTCTCTACTCTAGCTTCCTTTCCACTTCATATCTGCTAACTTATAGTCAAACTTCTTTAAACTTATATATCTTAAGAAATTTGTTGGTTTTCCCATGTTGCCACTAGATGGTTAAGGGCCTCTCAAAATCAACAACTTGATGTTTTTTGTTGGTGAAGCGTGATTGATTCCACAatacagtgttttattaattct harbors:
- the LOC137643878 gene encoding probable G-protein coupled receptor Mth-like 1 isoform X4; protein product: MLNIGVNARKLVALAMLMQTFVSPIHSASEDQLSLSASTFKPENLTTEKANADDFTTTTEVSTTTTEVSTITTEVYTTTNSDPRIDDSFSDVGGIEESISSEDGDIARNNTVELQTFVSTTSSGDVDDNATTETPSGEPGTICPATACGGCPCMRRCCDDGSSYNSSEGKCSPDSNSAFSPLDVANSSSYTIVTGLPVCKFLTKYDKDDKKISINREGQLSINYTHYSSSEYCLDVRTSVYFCRAEPLSWESVRFPIFLTCKVISVFFLILCIICYQLVPKLKANGGTHQLCHALSLFIAYSMGFAVNFFNEDFARRLASIFSLAIGLQFGFLAAFFWLNIMCFEVWRKIRKLTKYQTSKKYPEIYFLLYGWGVPLCICGVTVAMQFGIPREVMGEIRLFTDCNNCWIMNRSGVSFSFYCPVGGLFLCNALLLILTFIDTKKILRNSEEVSRELNAIGRSSRDMVDYVKDFHHNLKLFAISVICLPTTKFLSFLLPPLDIWAFIYLLNALQGLFVFIIMMTNNNKRKLIEKQFPLPFRLARRCSAALRCFRRTAAAERRDKNASSSEPESSKSDSVSMETTTSTLTLSCFSSVNNVQDGGDSCKV